From the genome of Lutra lutra chromosome 8, mLutLut1.2, whole genome shotgun sequence:
tccactgagggacatcactccagaggcttaaccggggtgaagcccatgcgcggtcagtgtggcctcaggtcccgcagggtcacagaaggatcggcgGTGTCTGAgggtcacagagcttacaggtattagaacggggaagccagctacagagacagagctaaggagtgagctcacagctcggggttaccttgaaccggttgaaggctcggtcagctcggagcacggccggaggccagggtgacaggagtaattgggcgtgGTTCTCTGAcagagcactgaggagtggggctccaagctcttggctcctccaggccagatactgggaggctgccatcttcattcccgtcctctgggactctacagaaagcgctcagggaacaaaagctcccaaaagcaaacctgagcagattactcagcccggcccctggtaagggtggtgcaattccgcctgggacaaagacacttgagaatcactacaacaggcccctcccccagaagatcaacaagaaacccagccaggtccaagttcacctaccaaggagtgcagtttcaataccaaggagagcagcagaattccagagtaggagaaagcaaagcacggaactcatggctttctccctatgattctttagccttgcagttaatttaatttttttttctttttcaattttttttctcttcttctgccaattttttttaacttttacccttttcttttttaacgtttttaactagtttatctaatatatatattttttcttttttatatattttctttattcattttcttttttttaattgtttcttttttttgtttgttttttcctttctgaacctctttttattccctttctcccccctcacgatttgggatctcttctgatttgattaaagcatattttcctggggttgttgccacccttttagtattttacttgctccttcatatactcttatctggacaaaatgacaaggtggaaaaattcaccacaaaaaaaaagaacaagaggcagtaccaaagtctagggacctaatcaatacagacattggtaatatgtcagatctagagttcagaatgacgattctcaaggttctagccgggcttgaaaaaggcatggaagatattagagaaaccctcttgggggatataaaagccctttctggagaaataaaagaactaaaatccaaccaagttgaaataaaaaaatctattaatgaggtgcaatcaaaaatggaggctctcactgctaggataaatgaggcagaagaaagaattagcgatatagaagaccaaatgacagagaataaagaagctgagcaaaagagggacaaacagctactggaccacgaggggagaattcaagagataagtgacaccataagacgaaacaacattagaataattgggattccagaagaagaagaaagagagaagggagcaaaggcatattggagagaattattggagagaatttccccaatatggtaaagagaacaagcatcaaaatccaggaggttcagagaacccccctcaaaatcaataataataggtccacactccatcacctaatagtaaaatttacaagtcttagcgacaaagagaaaatcctgaaagcagcctgggaaaagaagtctgtaatatacaatggaaaaatattagattggcagcaggcttatccacagagacctggcaggccagaaagagctggcatgatatattcagagtactaaatgagaaaaacatgcagccaagaatactatatccagctaggctatcattgaaaatagaaggagagattaaaagcttccaggacaaacaaaaactgaaagaatttgcaaacaccaaaccagttctacaggaaatattgaaaggggtcctctaagcaaagagagaccctaaaagtagtagatcagaaaggaacagaaacaatatacaataacagtcaccttacaggcaatacaatggcactaaattcatatctctcaactcttaccctgaatgttaatgggctaaatgccccaatcaaaagacacagggtatcagaatggataaaaaaacaaaacccatctatatgttgcctacaagaaactcatcttaaacctgaagacacctccagatttaaagggagggggtagaaaagaatttaccatgctaatggacatcagaagaaagcaggagtggcaatcctttatacagatcaattagattttaagccaaagactataataagagatgaggaaggacactatatcatactcaaaggaactgtccaacaagaagatctaacaattttaaatatctatgcccctaacgtgggagcaagccaactatataaaccaattaataacaaaatcaaagaaacacatcgacaataatacaataatagtaggggactttaacactcccttcactgtattggacagatcatccaagcaaaagatcaacaaggaaataaaggccttaaatgacacactggaccagatggacatcacagatatattcagaacattccatcccaaagcaacagaatacacaatcttctctagtgcacatggaacattctccagaatagatcacattctcagttctaaatcaggtctcaaccattatcaaaagattggaatcattccctgcatattttcagaccacaatgctctgaagctagaactcaataacaagaggaaatttggaaagaacccaaatacatggagactaaacagcatccttctaaagaatgaatgggtcaaccaggaaattaaagaagaattgaaaaaatttatggaaacaaatgataatgaaaacacaatggttcagaatctgtgggacacaacaaaggcagtcctgagaggaaaatatatagcggtacaagcctttctcaagaaacaagaaaggtctcaggtacacaacctaaccctacacctaaaggagctggagaaagaacaagaaagaaaccctaaacccagcaggagaagagaaatcataaagatcagagcagaaatcaatgaaatagaaaccaaaaaaccaatagaacaaatcaacgaaactaggagctggttctttgaaagaattaataagattgataaacccctggccagacttctcaaaaagaaaagagaaaggacccaaataaataaaatcatgaatgaaagaggagagatcacaacgaacaccaaagaaatacagacaattataagaacatactatgagcaactctacgccaacaaatttgacaatttggaagaaatggatgcattcctagagacatataaactaccacaactgaaccaggaagaaatagaaagcctgaacagacccataaccagtaaggagattgaaacagtcatcaaaaatctccaaacaaacaaaagcccagggccagacggcttcccggggggaattctaccaaacatttaaagaagaactaattcctattctcctgaaactgttccaaaaaatagaaatgtaaggaaaacttccaaactcattttatgacgccagtatcaccttgatccccaaaccaggcaaggGTCccataaaaaagagaactacagaccaatatccttgatgaacacagatgcaaaaattctcaccaaaatactagccaataggattcaacagtacattaaaaggattattcaccacgacctagtgggatttattccagggctgcaaggttggttcaacatctgcaaatcaatcaatgtgatacaacacattaataaaagaaagaacaagaaccatatgatactctccatagatgctgaaaaagcatttgacaaagtacagcatcccttcctgatcaaaactcttcaaagtgtagggatagaaggcatatacctcaatattatcaaagccatctatgaaaaacccaccgcaaataccattctcaatggagaaaaactgaaagcttttccgctaaggtcaggaacacggcagggatgtccgttatcaccactgctattcaacatagtactagaagtcctagcctcagcaatcagacaacaaaaggaaattaaaggcctccaaattggcaaagaagaagtcaaactatcactcttcacagatgatacaatactatatgtggaaaacccaaaagactccactccaaaactgctagaacttgtacaggaattcagtaaagtgtcaggatataaaatcaatgcacagaaatcagttgcatttctctacaccaacaacaagccgaagagagagaaattaaggagtccatcccatttacaattgcacccaaaactataagatacctaggaataaacctaaccaaagaggctaagaatctgaactcagaaaactataaagtactcatgaaagaaattgaggaagacacaaagaaatggaaaaatgttccatgctcctggattaggagaataaatattgtgaaaatgtctatgctacctaaagcaatctacacatttaacgcaattcctatcaaaataccatccatctttttcaaagaaatggaacaaataatcctaaaatttatatggaaccagaaaagacctcgaatagccaaagggatattgaaaaagaaagccaaagttggtggcatcacaattccggacttcaagctctattacaaagttgtcatcatcaagacagcatgatactggcacaaaaacagacagatcaatggaacagaataaagatcccagaaatagaccctcaactctatggtcaactcatcttcgacaaagcaggaaagaatgtccaatggaaaaaagacagcctcttcaataaatggtgttgggaaaattggacagccacatgcagaaaaatgaaactggatcatttccttataccgcacatgaaaatagactcaaaatggatgaaggacctcaatgtgagaaaggaatccatcaaaatccttgaggagaacataggcagcaacctctgcgacctcagccgcagcaacatcttcctaggaacatcgccaaaggcaagggaagcaaggacaaaaatgaactattaggatttaatcaagatcaaaagcttttgcacagcaaaggaaacagtgaacaaaaccaaaagacaactgacagaatgggagaagatatttgcaaacgacatatcagacaaagggctagtgtccaaaatctctaaagaacttagcaaactcaacacccaaagaacaaataatgcaatcaagaaatgggcagaagacatgaacagacatttctgcaaagaagacatctagatggccaacagacacatgaaaaagtgctccatatcactcggcatcagggaaatacaaatcaaaaccacaatgagatattacctcacaccagtcagaatggctaaaattaacaagtcaggaaatgacagatgctggcgaggatgcagagagaggggaaccctcctacactgttggtgggaatgaagctggtgcaaccattctggaaaacagcatggaggttcctcaaaatgttgaaaatagaactaccctacgacacagcaattgcactactgggtatttaccctaaagatacaaacgtagtggtccgaagggacatgtgcacccgcatgtttatagcagcaatgtctacaatagccaaactatggaaagaacctagatgtccatcaacagacgaatgaataaagaagaggtggtatatatacacaatggaatactatgcagccatcaaaagaaatgaaatcttgccatttgcgacgacgtggatggaactagagggtatcatgcttagcgaaataagtcaatcggagaaagacaactatcatacgatctctctgatatgagggagaggagatgcaacatggggggtaaagggggtaggagaagagtaaatgaaacaagatgggattgggagggagactaaccataagtgactcttaatctcacaaaacaaactgagggttgctggggggaggggggttgggagggggggttatgggcattggggagggtatgtgctatggtgagtgctgtgaagtgtgtaaacctggcgattcacagacctgtacccctggggataaaaatatatgtttataaagaataaaaataaataaataatagagcttccctgtgacccttcaattgcacacttggtatttacctcaaagatatagatgtagtgaaaagaagcgccatctgtaccccaatgttcatagcagcaatggccacggtcgccaaactgtggaaagagccaagatgcccttcaatggccgaatggataaggaagatgtggtccatatacactatggagtattatgcctccatcagaaaggatgaatacccaacttttgtatcaacatggacgggactggaagagattatgctgagtgaaataagccaagcagagggagtcaattatcatatggtttcacttatttgtggagcataagaaattacacagaggacatggggtgatggagaggagaagggagttggtggaaattggaggaggagatgaaccatgagagactatggtctttgggttttgaaggggttgggggtgggaggttgggtgagcccagtggtgggtattatggagggcacgtattgcatggagcactggctgtggtgcataaacaatgaattctggtacactgaaaagaaatttgaaaaataaaaaaattttaaaaaaaaatcctcagtttgtttctcagagtccacagtctttcatggtttgtctccccctccaatttcactcccttcattttcccttcattctcttaatgtcctccatggtattccttatgctccacaagtaagtgaaaccataagatgactgactttttctgcttgacttatttcactcagcctaatctcctccagttccatccatgatgatgcaaaagttggatattcatattttctgatgaaaagatctttatccattcatctgttgaagggcatctcgtctcttttcacagttttgctattgtggacattgctgctatgaacactgaggtgcatgtgaccctttttttttttttttcactgcatccatatctttttttttttttttttttaaagattttttttttttttttttttttgacagagagagatcacaagtagacggagaggaaggcagagagagagagagagagggaagcaggcttcttgctgagcagagagcccgatgtgggactcgatcccaggaccctgagatcatgacctgagccgaaggcagcagcttaacccactgagccacccaggcgcccctcactgcatccatatctttggggtaaatacccagtagtgcaattgccaggtcatagagtagctctaatttttaactttttgaagaatttccacatggttttccaaagcagctgcaccaacctgcattcccaaaaacagtgaaagagggttcccctttctccacatcctctccaacattttttgttttttccttgttaattttggccattctaactggtgtaaggtgatatctcaatgtggttttgattttaatttccctgatggctaatgatgatgaacattttttcatgtgtctgttagccatttgtatgtcttcattggagaagtgtctgttcatatcctctgtcCATtctttgatttgattatttgttttttgggtgttgagtttgagaggttctttatagaacttggatATAAGCCCTtcgtaatgtcatttgcaaatatcatctcccattccatgtgttgtgtctttgtttcattgtttcctttgctgtgcagaagcttttcatcttgatgaagtcctaaaagttcattttcgcttttgtttcttttgtctttggagacatatcttgaagaGAAGTtcctgtggccaatgtcgaagaggttactgcctatgttctcctctaggattctgatggattcctgtctcacattgaggtctttcatccattttgagtttgtctttgtgtatggtgtaagggaatggttgagtttcattcttctgtatctagttgtccaattttcccagcaccatatgttgaagggactgtctttttttcattaaatattttttcctgctttgtcatagagtatttgaccacagagttgagggtccatatctgggctctctaatctgttccattggtctgtgtgtctgtttttgtgccaatactgtgctgtcttggtgatcacagctttgtaatataccttgaaatcaggcaacgtgatgcccccggctttgtttttctttttcaacatttcattggcgatttggggtcttttccacttccatacaaattttaggattgtttgtttcagcactttgaaaaatgccgatggtattttgattgggatgatgttgaaagtatagattggtctgggcagcatagacattttaacaatgtttattcttctgatccatgagcatggaatatttttctatctttttgtgtcttcttcaatttgtttcatgagtgttctgtagttcctacaGTAttgatccttcacctctttggttaggtttattcccaggtatcttatgggttttggtgctattctaaatggaattgattctctaatttccctttctacagtttcattgttagtctataagaaagcaacttatttctgtgcattgattttgtatcctgacacattaTTGAATttctgaatgagttctagtaatttggaggtggagtcttttgggttttccacatatagtatcatgtcatctgtgaagagagagtttgacttttgttttttgctaatttgaataccttttttttctttttgttgtctggttgctgttgcttaggacttctagtactatgttcaacagacaaatggataaggaagatgtggtcctaACACACAATGGAAatttactcagtcatcagaaatgatgaatacccaacttttgcatcaacatggatggaactgaaggggattatgctgagtgaaataagtcaaacagagaaagtcagttatcatatggtttcaattacttTTGGAAATGAGGAATAGCAtaaaggacattaggagaaggaaggggaaaatgaaggcagGGGGAGgtttggagggggagaaaaaccatttgagaccggactctgagaaacaaactgaggattttagaaggGGAGATGAGGAATGGTTTGcctaggtgatgggtattaaggagggcacgtattgcatggagcactgggtgttatacataaacaatgtatcttggaacattacatcaaaactaatgatgtactctatggtcactaatgtaacataataataaaagaaaacccagtaTGCTCTCATAAGCTTggagtaaagaaaaaattcttaaccTTGCACAAAATGGCaagttataaaaatgattatatggtCTTTAGTAAAATTAAGAGTTTCTCTTCATCAAAACaacattaagagaatgaaagtcAATCCACAgggcagaagaggaaaaggtgCTTAATTTTATTAggtatcagagaaatgcaaatacaaCTTTTGGTGCATTCAAAGCTCACTagaattggaaaatgaaaaaaagaacacataaaataCCATGTGTACTTACCATACGGGACAACTGGAATTCTCATAAGCTATTATGGGAATATACAATtttacaaccactttggaaacgTGCTTGGAAGCATAATGCCTACCTTATGATCACACAAAGCCACCTGTAGATATAtactaaaacaaagcaaaacagaagtgTCTATGGTCAATGTGTACAAGAATACTGATAGCTACACTATTCAGAATAGTCATAAACCAAAAGTTACATGAATATCCTACAACAGAAACAGATcaagaaattatttattcatgtaatGGAAAATGATGCAACACTGAGAACAAACAATACACAAATACATTATGCTTGGAGAGTTAGCTAAGTACAATACTGAATGAattaagtcagacacaaaagaaatAGATGGCAGATTTCACTTATACGAAGAACAAGAGAAGGCAAAAGTAATGTATGGCCATAGATTACCTGTGAGGCTGGGATAGCATTGCAAAGGGGGACTTGATCTGCTCACTAGCTTTTTGATCATATTCTCTTTGAGAAAGCTTATTGTGCTGTATCCTCATATGTTGTGTACCTTTatgtatgttatattttaataaaagtaggTGAAATGCTAAAAATCTGCCACAAATCTATTTAGATATAGGTAAATGTCATTTATAGAACTCACTTATATTCAatgatggaaaattaaaaatgattcatgTTCTTACATTACTGAGACTGCTCAATAATTTGTTCAATTAAAATCCCTATgtataaaaaattagaagaaaatataccgAATTTGGGTGATAAAATTGTTCACTATGGCATCTGTCAGCATTTAAAAAGATGTGCATTCAGCAATTTTACTTAACATCAACCTAACAGATATCATCATGCATGCAGTTCGAACCTAACTCCTAATAATCTCCAGTCACAGTTTGCTACCTGTACTTTGcaaaaacttgcccaaggttcTTCTCAGTGCATTTTTAACCTCCTTGTTTTTCAGGCTGTAGATGAAAGGATTCACTAGGGGAGTGACCACACCATACTGTATGGAGAAGATCAGCTCCAGACGTGAGCCTGAGGTTGGCATTAGATGACGGAGGAAAGTTGAGCCATAGAAGAAACTCACTGCAGTGAGGTGGGAGGAACAAGTGGAGAAGGCCTTGCTTCTGCTTGCGGTGGAGCTGATGCTCAGGATGGTGGAGACAATGTGCACATAGGAGATGAAGATCAGGAAGAATGTACCAAAGCCATGCAGGAGTGTGGAACAGACTAGGACAGTGAGGTTGATAGAGACATCAGAGCAGgacaaagggaagagggagggcagCTCACAGCTGTAGTGATGGATGGTTTTGGCCTCACAGAAATCCAAGTTTATTATCAGAGGGATATTAATGAGTGCATCTAGAAACCCCAGGCTCCATGAGCCCCACACAAGCTGCATATACAGCTGATTATTCATAACCTGGCCATAGACGAGTGGGTAACAGATAGCAGCATAACGGTCATAGGCCATTGCTGACAGTAGGCAGACTTCTGTTCCTCCAAAGTCAAACAGAAAGAAGACTTGAGCCAGGCAAGCCTCTACTGAGATGGTTTTCCTTTGAGACAGGAGGTTTTCCAGCAGCCTAGGCACTATGGCAGTAGAGAAACAAAAGTCCACAAAAGAGAGGTGACTCAGGAAGAAGTACATAGGTGTGTGGAGTTGGGAATCTACCCTGATGACCAACAACATCAGTAGATTTCTCATTATAGTCAAGAGGTAAATCCCAAGGAAAAGCACAAAGAGCAGAACCTGGATGTGGGAGTCAACAGAAAGGCCAAGGAGGATGAACTCTGTGATGGTGCTGTGGTTCCTCAAAGCCATTTAGAGAGGATATTCCCTAGaagtaaaaataagcataaaCTTCAAACCTCTGTTGACCACACTCAATTACCAGAAGAGGGGGCTTGAACATAACTAActtatatttcttgtttttcctcattgattttttttatatcctttcttcCCAGACTGATATTCTGCTTCAATTCTGAATAGGTCAATCTCAGTATGATATTACCCTATAGTTGATATTCTATCTCAGACATCACTGAAGGAATTCACAAATTCATTCAGACCTTAACCATGACTAATTTAGTCAGTTTCCTTCGATAGAAACTGCTTAGCAATATTACCTGTAATTTGCATATTTTAGAGAACTATCTATAATGGATGTTGCAAAACTTGTAATTTCTCCTCtatcactgtttctttctttttttaaaaaaattaacacacaatgtattatttgcttcaggggtacaggtctgtgaatcatcagtcttaaacaattcacaatACACAACTCACCATAggccataccctccccaatgtccatcacccagtcaccctatccttcccctccctgctccagcagccctcagattgtttcctgagattaagagtctcctgtgatttgtctccctcccaggtcccatcttgtttcatttttcccttccttccctccatgaacccccgccctgcctctcaaattcctcatatcagagagatatgataactgtctttctctgattgacttatttcacttcgcataataccctctagttccatccacattgttgcaaatgacaagatttcgttTTTTGATGGCCtcgtaatatatatattatatatataatatataacatatattatatatatttttttaaaatttattttcagcataacagtattcattgtttttgcaccacacccagtgctccatgcaatccgtgccctctctaatacccaccacctggttcccccaacctcccacccccccgccccttcaaacccctcagattgtttttcagagtccatattatatatatttttatttttaatatatttttattatatatatatatatatatatatatatatatatatatatatatctatctcccacatcttctttaccattcatctgttaatggacatctagtttctttccataatttggctattgtggttattgctgctataaacattggggtgcacatgccccttcagatcactacatctgcatctttagggtaaatacccagtagtgtgattactgggtcataaggtagttctattttcaactttttgaggaacctccctactgctttccggagtggctgcaccagcttgcattcccactgtaggaggtttccctttctctgcatcctcaccaacacctgttatttcctgactggttaattttagccattctgactggtgtgaggtggtatctcactgtgcttttgatttgtagttccctgatgctgagtgatgttgagcaatttttcatgtatttattggccatttggatgtcttctttgcagaaatgtctgttcacgtcttctgcccatttctttattggattatttgttttgttttgttttgtttttgggtcttgagtttgataagttctttaaagatttttatagattttggatactagctctatctgatatgtcattgtgaatatcttctcccattctgtcagttgtcttttggttttgttgactgtttcctttgttgtgcaaaagctttttatcttgatgaagtcccaatatttcatttttgcccttgtttcccttacctttggcaatgtttctaggaagaagttgccacAAGTGAGgtgaaagaggttgctgcctgtgttctcctcaatgattttgGTGAAGTCCTATTTCAcaatgaggtctttcattcattttgagtctatttttgtgtgtggagtaaggaaatggtccagtttcattcttctgcatgtggctccccaatttt
Proteins encoded in this window:
- the LOC125106910 gene encoding olfactory receptor 8S1-like; this encodes MALRNHSTITEFILLGLSVDSHIQVLLFVLFLGIYLLTIMRNLLMLLVIRVDSQLHTPMYFFLSHLSFVDFCFSTAIVPRLLENLLSQRKTISVEACLAQVFFLFDFGGTEVCLLSAMAYDRYAAICYPLVYGQVMNNQLYMQLVWGSWSLGFLDALINIPLIINLDFCEAKTIHHYSCELPSLFPLSCSDVSINLTVLVCSTLLHGFGTFFLIFISYVHIVSTILSISSTASRSKAFSTCSSHLTAVSFFYGSTFLRHLMPTSGSRLELIFSIQYGVVTPLVNPFIYSLKNKEVKNALRRTLGKFLQSTGSKL